A single window of Zea mays cultivar B73 chromosome 10, Zm-B73-REFERENCE-NAM-5.0, whole genome shotgun sequence DNA harbors:
- the LOC103642136 gene encoding auxin-responsive protein IAA33 isoform X2 — MSSGGASFEQHANKRRRPPAGPQRLTLSVQDADDAAAAVVPPVTVVLDGRCICHRVHLNRHTGYRSLAGTLRRMFVDSDDDDSDVHNHHHQQQQQQRGEDDLDLDLANAVPGHVVAYEDMEDDLLLAGDLKWNDFVRVAKRIRIIPAKKTTSSSSRAKKCGGGDVNHSN; from the exons ATGAGCAGCGGCGGCGCGAGCTTCGAGCAGCACGCGAATAAGCGGCGGCGGCCGCCCGCTGGGCCGCAGCGCCTGACGCTGTCGGTGCAGGACGCCGACGACGCGGCCGCGGCCGTGGTCCCGCCCGTCACCGTGGTCCTGGACGGGCGCTGCATCTGCCACCGCGTCCACCTCAACCGCCACACGGGGTACCGCAGCCTGGCGGGCACGCTCCGCCGCATGTTCGTCGactccgacgacgacgactccgacgtccacaaccaccaccaccagcagcagcagcagcagcgcggCGAGgacgacctcgacctcgacctcgccaATGCCGTCCCGGGCCACGTCGTCGCGTACGAGGACATGGAGGACGACCTCCTCCTCGCCGGCGATCTCAAGTGGAA CGATTTTGTTCGCGTCGCCAAAAGGATCCGGATCATCCCTGCCAAGAAGACGACGTCGTCGTCAAGCCGCGCCAAGAAATGCGGAGGAGGAGATGTCAACCACAGCAACTAG
- the LOC103642136 gene encoding uncharacterized protein isoform X1 produces MSSGGASFEQHANKRRRPPAGPQRLTLSVQDADDAAAAVVPPVTVVLDGRCICHRVHLNRHTGYRSLAGTLRRMFVDSDDDDSDVHNHHHQQQQQQRGEDDLDLDLANAVPGHVVAYEDMEDDLLLAGDLKWNSIYSLDGVHDCIAAILFASPKGSGSSLPRRRRRRQAAPRNAEEEMSTTATSRRRPAGPG; encoded by the exons ATGAGCAGCGGCGGCGCGAGCTTCGAGCAGCACGCGAATAAGCGGCGGCGGCCGCCCGCTGGGCCGCAGCGCCTGACGCTGTCGGTGCAGGACGCCGACGACGCGGCCGCGGCCGTGGTCCCGCCCGTCACCGTGGTCCTGGACGGGCGCTGCATCTGCCACCGCGTCCACCTCAACCGCCACACGGGGTACCGCAGCCTGGCGGGCACGCTCCGCCGCATGTTCGTCGactccgacgacgacgactccgacgtccacaaccaccaccaccagcagcagcagcagcagcgcggCGAGgacgacctcgacctcgacctcgccaATGCCGTCCCGGGCCACGTCGTCGCGTACGAGGACATGGAGGACGACCTCCTCCTCGCCGGCGATCTCAAGTGGAA CTCGATTTACTCTCTCGATGGTGTGCATGATTGCATCGCAGCGATTTTGTTCGCGTCGCCAAAAGGATCCGGATCATCCCTGCCAAGAAGACGACGTCGTCGTCAAGCCGCGCCAAGAAATGCGGAGGAGGAGATGTCAACCACAGCAACTAGTCGCCGGCGTCCGGCCGGGCCGGGCTAG